In Danaus plexippus chromosome 14, MEX_DaPlex, whole genome shotgun sequence, a single genomic region encodes these proteins:
- the LOC116769458 gene encoding sodium-dependent transporter bedraggled isoform X2 yields the protein MLKLWKIVLGKLWFTPKRAGYDLGHAIKMETIAMEEGRYEQKESFPGSSGIDSDTSSVFESNESSEQISEDEEDLKDDLTKHLPIFYKSDANHESHNNITNNEEFQAAALGQFMDILNDLDEVLDKSLLACLDDGTKSLDTDEEDIICKIKECIVDTENISEHLGSQNSLDDDTQVVCSVLPSSTASIDDLELSQCAPISRNNLIRSKSFSEIPRNHTQFTTAQALERANTVNNTLRNSMRRLDPIVLPAITNQESEPLTLPVILFLEHHVNARPTSSPIQLQVTAANLSSDGSSGPLIVGRRTLLMNRALSLPSPVDSDITTNWNERISRSLARSASASSSSEDSLPGLAAVNHSPASDDRHEDADMPPFGVWPHRMSAMLACFSCTIGIFNISRFAIFSVNFGASFIVQFIILSLIVGIPLFTLHLCLGQVLESGPVDMWKISPIFQGVGISLLLTQAVIGMYSIIGLSWIFVYFRDSFITSDDRYKWALPNEYNFDSHRNNTKIYETLPKYFHTEVLQRNVNSNSFGTIKFQVAFNLAVVWMIVFVSLSKGLRSYGKAVYMLIFLPICGTLVLSIKLLTLIPYDTVTNIFPETEWSEFFINSSSWAAAAQETYLTWGLLSACVMQLTTHKHPKHKTHLILQRESACIVVFTMSVLFLGAFLANTCVVILKSYGFTYVPSSFETVKSSQFLWPVSEPLPGNTVSTPLRYMGHYGSLVGVTVWKTGNIARTLSGWQPLQLATQIVPATLAVLPTNFLSPAWAVIFYFILIMFGIAQQLAIWHCVITGIMAINAKALKVWETTITFLSCVFGLAVGLLLSTDAGIRIVHFIDYVWVGCWWQCIVHVSLVVGVFVVRGRPYSPDAVVGALYTAGSRLSATLAALLSFTWTVVLPVLLCAICIMDFRTGQQRQLYSWRKPISYWPIWTRQVAVFLQLTALLIVPVTAFVQTWIYIYKGPTDILERIQNLYRPRIGSSGSTPIVIGAVEDRPSPPDPPPKYTPPPSYSTATGARLMHTLRRSFRTLRRITSTREETVDETSLPITLSESVDRQPQTSDQRTFTPVTLTDEPDTTRQIRPTSSRQSLTLTRDYLRRSFVRKNDSKGIRSSLRRSFKYGGNLTTSHKHLVRDIEPISNTVAMSAMTEPSHTRSLGSVL from the exons atgttgaagttgtggaaAATAGTGTTAGGAAAACTAT GGTTTACACCAAAGAGAGCTGGTTATGACTTAGGTCATGCCATAAAAATGGAAACGATTGCAATGGAAGAGGGTAGGTATGAACAAAAGGAAAGTTTTCCAGGAAGTAGTGGTATTGACAGTGATACATCAAGTGTATTTGAGAGTAATGAAAGTAGTGAACAAATAAGCGAAGATGAAGAAGATTTGAAAGATGACCTCACAAAACATttacctatattttataagtctgATGCAAACCATGAATCACATAACAACATCACAAACAATGAGGAATTTCAAGCAGCCGCTCTTGGTCAGTTTATGgacatattaaatgatttagatGAAGTTCTAGATAAATCCCTGCTTGCATGTCTTGACGATGGTACTAAATCTTTAGACACTGACGAAGAGGATATTATCTGTAAAATAAAGGAATGTATAGTGgatactgaaaatatatctgAACATTTAGGATCCCAGAACTCTTTAGATGATGATACGCAAGTCGTGTGCTCCGTTCTTCCGTCTTCGACAGCATCAATAGATGATTTAGAACTTTCACAATGTGCTCCCATTTCACGCAATAATCTCATCCGTTCGAAAAGTTTCTCTGAAATTCCACGAAATCATACACAGTTTACCACCGCTCAGGCTTTAGAAAGGGCTAATACGGTAAACAACACGCTAAGAAATTCAATGAGAAGATTAGATCCTATAGTTCTACCAGCTATAACAAACCAGGAATCTGAACCTCTTACACTGCCCGTCATATTGTTTTTGGAGCATCATGTAAATGCGCGACCAACAAGTTCTCCTATACAATTGCAAGTGACCGCAGCAAATTTAAGTAGTGATGGGAGTTCCGGTCCACTCATAGTTGGAAGACGGACACTGTTAATGAACAGAGCGTTATCATTACCGTCGCCTGTTGATAGTGATATCACGACTAATTGGAACGAACGAATATCGAGAAGTCTAGCGAGAAGCGCAAGTGCATCTAGTTCGTCAGAAGATTCACTGCCAGGGTTAGCAGCTGTAAATCACAGTCCTGCTTCTGACGACCG ACATGAGGATGCTGACATGCCCCCGTTTGGAGTTTGGCCGCATAGAATGAGCGCGATGCTAGCGTGTTTCAGTTGCACGATAGGAATATTCAACATCTCAAGATTTGCCATATTTAGCGTTAACTTTGGAG CCAGTTTTATAGTgcaatttattatactatcaTTAATAGTAGGTATACCATTGTTTACATTGCACTTGTGTTTGGGTCAAGTTTTGGAATCCGGGCCAGTTGACATGTGGAAGATATCTCCAATATTCCAAGGTGTTGGTATATCATTATTGTTAACACAAGCTGTTATTGGGATGTATAGTATAATAGGATTGTCCTGGATATTCGTTTACTTCAGAGATTCCTTTATAACATCAGATGATAGATACAAATGGGCATTACCAAATGAATACAACTTTGACA gtCACAGAaataacactaaaatatatgagaCACTGCCAAAGTATTTCCATACTGAAGTGCTTCAAAGAAATGTGAATTCAAACAGTTTTGGTACTATAAAGTTTCAAGTGGCATTCAACTTGGCTGTTGTATGGATGATAGTTTTTGTTTCTCTCAGCAAAGGATTGAGGTCGTACGGCAAG GCCGTGtatatgttgatatttttaccTATCTGTGGTACTTTAGTGCTTTCTATCAAACTATTGACTCTAATACCTTATGATACTGTGACCAATATATTCCCTGAGACTGAATGGAGcgaatttttcataaatagtaGT AGTTGGGCTGCCGCTGCCCAAGAGACTTATCTGACATGGGGTTTGTTGTCAGCTTGTGTGATGCAGTTGACTACACACAAACATCCGAAACACAAAACACATCTTATACTACAACGGGAGAGCGCATGTATAGTTGTGTTCACCATGAGCGTTCTATTTTTAGGAGCTTTCCTTGCTAATACATGTGTCGTTATATTGAAGAGTTACGGTTTCACCTACGTGCCTAGTAGTTTcg agACAGTTAAATCATCACAATTCTTATGGCCAGTCTCGGAACCGCTACCTGGTAACACAGTATCAACTCCCTTGCGGTATATGGGGCATTATGGGAGTCTGGTAGGAGTTACAGTATGGAAGACTGGTAACATTGCAAGAACTTTGAGTGGTTGGCAGCCTTTACAACTGGCAACACAGATAGTTCCTGCAACACTGGCTGTGCTGCCGACAAATTTT CTGTCACCAGCGTGGGCTGTGATATTCTACTTCATCTTAATAATGTTTGGTATAGCCCAACAGCTTGCTATATGGCATTGCGTCATAACAGGAATCATGGCTATTAACGCTAAGGCCCTCAAAGTATGGGAGACGACTATAACTTTCCTAAGCTGTGTTTTTGGTCTCGCTGTGGGATTGCTTTTATCTACTGAT GCGGGGATACGTATAGTACATTTCATCGACTACGTGTGGGTGGGATGTTGGTGGCAGTGCATAGTACACGTGTCGCTAGTCGTGGGTGTGTTCGTGGTACGAGGGCGGCCGTACTCGCCGGACGCGGTGGTGGGGGCGCTGTACACCGCGGGCTCTCGTCTGTCCGCCACACTCGCCGCTCTATTAAGTTTCACGTGGACCGTGGTGCTGCCTGTGTTGCTCTGT gcAATATGCATAATGGATTTTCGGACTGGACAGCAACGACAATTGTACAGTTGGCGGAAACCTATCAG ttactgGCCAATATGGACACGCCAAGTGGCAGTTTTCTTACAGCTGACCGCACTTCTGATTGTACCTGTAACAGCTTTCGTACAAACttggatatacatatataaaggaCCTACAGATATATTAGAG aGAATTCAGAATCTGTATCGTCCTCGTATTGGTTCGTCGGGCTCCACGCCGATTGTTATCGGTGCGGTTGAAGATAGGCCTTCGCCCCCCGACCCTCCCCCGAAATATACGCCGCCGCCATCATACTCGACCGCCACGGGAGCCCGACTTATGCATACCTTGAGGCGGAGCTTTAGAACACTAAGGAG AATAACATCAACACGCGAGGAGACGGTCGATGAGACATCACTACCCATCACACTGAGCGAGAGTGTCGACAGACAGCCGCAGACTAGCGACCAGCGGACCTTCACACCGGTGACACTCACCGACGAGCCGGATACGACACGACAAATCCGTCCGACGTCCTCACGACAATCGCTCACACTCACAAGGGATTACCTCAGGCGATCCTTCGTCAGGAAGAACGACTCCAAAGGCATACGGTCCAGCTTACGAAGAAGCTTCAAGTACGGTGGTAATCTGACGACCAGCCACAAACATTTGGTGAGGGATATTGAACCAATATCAAACACTGTAGCCATGTCCGCCATGACCGAACCCTCTCATACAAGGAGCTTGGGATCCGTCTTATGA
- the LOC116769458 gene encoding sodium-dependent transporter bedraggled isoform X3 produces the protein METIAMEEGRYEQKESFPGSSGIDSDTSSVFESNESSEQISEDEEDLKDDLTKHLPIFYKSDANHESHNNITNNEEFQAAALGQFMDILNDLDEVLDKSLLACLDDGTKSLDTDEEDIICKIKECIVDTENISEHLGSQNSLDDDTQVVCSVLPSSTASIDDLELSQCAPISRNNLIRSKSFSEIPRNHTQFTTAQALERANTVNNTLRNSMRRLDPIVLPAITNQESEPLTLPVILFLEHHVNARPTSSPIQLQVTAANLSSDGSSGPLIVGRRTLLMNRALSLPSPVDSDITTNWNERISRSLARSASASSSSEDSLPGLAAVNHSPASDDRHEDADMPPFGVWPHRMSAMLACFSCTIGIFNISRFAIFSVNFGASFIVQFIILSLIVGIPLFTLHLCLGQVLESGPVDMWKISPIFQGVGISLLLTQAVIGMYSIIGLSWIFVYFRDSFITSDDRYKWALPNEYNFDSHRNNTKIYETLPKYFHTEVLQRNVNSNSFGTIKFQVAFNLAVVWMIVFVSLSKGLRSYGKAVYMLIFLPICGTLVLSIKLLTLIPYDTVTNIFPETEWSEFFINSSSWAAAAQETYLTWGLLSACVMQLTTHKHPKHKTHLILQRESACIVVFTMSVLFLGAFLANTCVVILKSYGFTYVPSSFETVKSSQFLWPVSEPLPGNTVSTPLRYMGHYGSLVGVTVWKTGNIARTLSGWQPLQLATQIVPATLAVLPTNFLSPAWAVIFYFILIMFGIAQQLAIWHCVITGIMAINAKALKVWETTITFLSCVFGLAVGLLLSTDAGIRIVHFIDYVWVGCWWQCIVHVSLVVGVFVVRGRPYSPDAVVGALYTAGSRLSATLAALLSFTWTVVLPVLLCAICIMDFRTGQQRQLYSWRKPISYWPIWTRQVAVFLQLTALLIVPVTAFVQTWIYIYKGPTDILEDDESIICADDPRIQNLYRPRIGSSGSTPIVIGAVEDRPSPPDPPPKYTPPPSYSTATGARLMHTLRRSFRTLRRITSTREETVDETSLPITLSESVDRQPQTSDQRTFTPVTLTDEPDTTRQIRPTSSRQSLTLTRDYLRRSFVRKNDSKGIRSSLRRSFKYGGNLTTSHKHLVRDIEPISNTVAMSAMTEPSHTRSLGSVL, from the exons ATGGAAACGATTGCAATGGAAGAGGGTAGGTATGAACAAAAGGAAAGTTTTCCAGGAAGTAGTGGTATTGACAGTGATACATCAAGTGTATTTGAGAGTAATGAAAGTAGTGAACAAATAAGCGAAGATGAAGAAGATTTGAAAGATGACCTCACAAAACATttacctatattttataagtctgATGCAAACCATGAATCACATAACAACATCACAAACAATGAGGAATTTCAAGCAGCCGCTCTTGGTCAGTTTATGgacatattaaatgatttagatGAAGTTCTAGATAAATCCCTGCTTGCATGTCTTGACGATGGTACTAAATCTTTAGACACTGACGAAGAGGATATTATCTGTAAAATAAAGGAATGTATAGTGgatactgaaaatatatctgAACATTTAGGATCCCAGAACTCTTTAGATGATGATACGCAAGTCGTGTGCTCCGTTCTTCCGTCTTCGACAGCATCAATAGATGATTTAGAACTTTCACAATGTGCTCCCATTTCACGCAATAATCTCATCCGTTCGAAAAGTTTCTCTGAAATTCCACGAAATCATACACAGTTTACCACCGCTCAGGCTTTAGAAAGGGCTAATACGGTAAACAACACGCTAAGAAATTCAATGAGAAGATTAGATCCTATAGTTCTACCAGCTATAACAAACCAGGAATCTGAACCTCTTACACTGCCCGTCATATTGTTTTTGGAGCATCATGTAAATGCGCGACCAACAAGTTCTCCTATACAATTGCAAGTGACCGCAGCAAATTTAAGTAGTGATGGGAGTTCCGGTCCACTCATAGTTGGAAGACGGACACTGTTAATGAACAGAGCGTTATCATTACCGTCGCCTGTTGATAGTGATATCACGACTAATTGGAACGAACGAATATCGAGAAGTCTAGCGAGAAGCGCAAGTGCATCTAGTTCGTCAGAAGATTCACTGCCAGGGTTAGCAGCTGTAAATCACAGTCCTGCTTCTGACGACCG ACATGAGGATGCTGACATGCCCCCGTTTGGAGTTTGGCCGCATAGAATGAGCGCGATGCTAGCGTGTTTCAGTTGCACGATAGGAATATTCAACATCTCAAGATTTGCCATATTTAGCGTTAACTTTGGAG CCAGTTTTATAGTgcaatttattatactatcaTTAATAGTAGGTATACCATTGTTTACATTGCACTTGTGTTTGGGTCAAGTTTTGGAATCCGGGCCAGTTGACATGTGGAAGATATCTCCAATATTCCAAGGTGTTGGTATATCATTATTGTTAACACAAGCTGTTATTGGGATGTATAGTATAATAGGATTGTCCTGGATATTCGTTTACTTCAGAGATTCCTTTATAACATCAGATGATAGATACAAATGGGCATTACCAAATGAATACAACTTTGACA gtCACAGAaataacactaaaatatatgagaCACTGCCAAAGTATTTCCATACTGAAGTGCTTCAAAGAAATGTGAATTCAAACAGTTTTGGTACTATAAAGTTTCAAGTGGCATTCAACTTGGCTGTTGTATGGATGATAGTTTTTGTTTCTCTCAGCAAAGGATTGAGGTCGTACGGCAAG GCCGTGtatatgttgatatttttaccTATCTGTGGTACTTTAGTGCTTTCTATCAAACTATTGACTCTAATACCTTATGATACTGTGACCAATATATTCCCTGAGACTGAATGGAGcgaatttttcataaatagtaGT AGTTGGGCTGCCGCTGCCCAAGAGACTTATCTGACATGGGGTTTGTTGTCAGCTTGTGTGATGCAGTTGACTACACACAAACATCCGAAACACAAAACACATCTTATACTACAACGGGAGAGCGCATGTATAGTTGTGTTCACCATGAGCGTTCTATTTTTAGGAGCTTTCCTTGCTAATACATGTGTCGTTATATTGAAGAGTTACGGTTTCACCTACGTGCCTAGTAGTTTcg agACAGTTAAATCATCACAATTCTTATGGCCAGTCTCGGAACCGCTACCTGGTAACACAGTATCAACTCCCTTGCGGTATATGGGGCATTATGGGAGTCTGGTAGGAGTTACAGTATGGAAGACTGGTAACATTGCAAGAACTTTGAGTGGTTGGCAGCCTTTACAACTGGCAACACAGATAGTTCCTGCAACACTGGCTGTGCTGCCGACAAATTTT CTGTCACCAGCGTGGGCTGTGATATTCTACTTCATCTTAATAATGTTTGGTATAGCCCAACAGCTTGCTATATGGCATTGCGTCATAACAGGAATCATGGCTATTAACGCTAAGGCCCTCAAAGTATGGGAGACGACTATAACTTTCCTAAGCTGTGTTTTTGGTCTCGCTGTGGGATTGCTTTTATCTACTGAT GCGGGGATACGTATAGTACATTTCATCGACTACGTGTGGGTGGGATGTTGGTGGCAGTGCATAGTACACGTGTCGCTAGTCGTGGGTGTGTTCGTGGTACGAGGGCGGCCGTACTCGCCGGACGCGGTGGTGGGGGCGCTGTACACCGCGGGCTCTCGTCTGTCCGCCACACTCGCCGCTCTATTAAGTTTCACGTGGACCGTGGTGCTGCCTGTGTTGCTCTGT gcAATATGCATAATGGATTTTCGGACTGGACAGCAACGACAATTGTACAGTTGGCGGAAACCTATCAG ttactgGCCAATATGGACACGCCAAGTGGCAGTTTTCTTACAGCTGACCGCACTTCTGATTGTACCTGTAACAGCTTTCGTACAAACttggatatacatatataaaggaCCTACAGATATATTAGAG GATGACGAGTCCATCATTTGCGCCGATGACCCG aGAATTCAGAATCTGTATCGTCCTCGTATTGGTTCGTCGGGCTCCACGCCGATTGTTATCGGTGCGGTTGAAGATAGGCCTTCGCCCCCCGACCCTCCCCCGAAATATACGCCGCCGCCATCATACTCGACCGCCACGGGAGCCCGACTTATGCATACCTTGAGGCGGAGCTTTAGAACACTAAGGAG AATAACATCAACACGCGAGGAGACGGTCGATGAGACATCACTACCCATCACACTGAGCGAGAGTGTCGACAGACAGCCGCAGACTAGCGACCAGCGGACCTTCACACCGGTGACACTCACCGACGAGCCGGATACGACACGACAAATCCGTCCGACGTCCTCACGACAATCGCTCACACTCACAAGGGATTACCTCAGGCGATCCTTCGTCAGGAAGAACGACTCCAAAGGCATACGGTCCAGCTTACGAAGAAGCTTCAAGTACGGTGGTAATCTGACGACCAGCCACAAACATTTGGTGAGGGATATTGAACCAATATCAAACACTGTAGCCATGTCCGCCATGACCGAACCCTCTCATACAAGGAGCTTGGGATCCGTCTTATGA
- the LOC116769458 gene encoding sodium-dependent transporter bedraggled isoform X1 encodes MLKLWKIVLGKLWFTPKRAGYDLGHAIKMETIAMEEGRYEQKESFPGSSGIDSDTSSVFESNESSEQISEDEEDLKDDLTKHLPIFYKSDANHESHNNITNNEEFQAAALGQFMDILNDLDEVLDKSLLACLDDGTKSLDTDEEDIICKIKECIVDTENISEHLGSQNSLDDDTQVVCSVLPSSTASIDDLELSQCAPISRNNLIRSKSFSEIPRNHTQFTTAQALERANTVNNTLRNSMRRLDPIVLPAITNQESEPLTLPVILFLEHHVNARPTSSPIQLQVTAANLSSDGSSGPLIVGRRTLLMNRALSLPSPVDSDITTNWNERISRSLARSASASSSSEDSLPGLAAVNHSPASDDRHEDADMPPFGVWPHRMSAMLACFSCTIGIFNISRFAIFSVNFGASFIVQFIILSLIVGIPLFTLHLCLGQVLESGPVDMWKISPIFQGVGISLLLTQAVIGMYSIIGLSWIFVYFRDSFITSDDRYKWALPNEYNFDSHRNNTKIYETLPKYFHTEVLQRNVNSNSFGTIKFQVAFNLAVVWMIVFVSLSKGLRSYGKAVYMLIFLPICGTLVLSIKLLTLIPYDTVTNIFPETEWSEFFINSSSWAAAAQETYLTWGLLSACVMQLTTHKHPKHKTHLILQRESACIVVFTMSVLFLGAFLANTCVVILKSYGFTYVPSSFETVKSSQFLWPVSEPLPGNTVSTPLRYMGHYGSLVGVTVWKTGNIARTLSGWQPLQLATQIVPATLAVLPTNFLSPAWAVIFYFILIMFGIAQQLAIWHCVITGIMAINAKALKVWETTITFLSCVFGLAVGLLLSTDAGIRIVHFIDYVWVGCWWQCIVHVSLVVGVFVVRGRPYSPDAVVGALYTAGSRLSATLAALLSFTWTVVLPVLLCAICIMDFRTGQQRQLYSWRKPISYWPIWTRQVAVFLQLTALLIVPVTAFVQTWIYIYKGPTDILEDDESIICADDPRIQNLYRPRIGSSGSTPIVIGAVEDRPSPPDPPPKYTPPPSYSTATGARLMHTLRRSFRTLRRITSTREETVDETSLPITLSESVDRQPQTSDQRTFTPVTLTDEPDTTRQIRPTSSRQSLTLTRDYLRRSFVRKNDSKGIRSSLRRSFKYGGNLTTSHKHLVRDIEPISNTVAMSAMTEPSHTRSLGSVL; translated from the exons atgttgaagttgtggaaAATAGTGTTAGGAAAACTAT GGTTTACACCAAAGAGAGCTGGTTATGACTTAGGTCATGCCATAAAAATGGAAACGATTGCAATGGAAGAGGGTAGGTATGAACAAAAGGAAAGTTTTCCAGGAAGTAGTGGTATTGACAGTGATACATCAAGTGTATTTGAGAGTAATGAAAGTAGTGAACAAATAAGCGAAGATGAAGAAGATTTGAAAGATGACCTCACAAAACATttacctatattttataagtctgATGCAAACCATGAATCACATAACAACATCACAAACAATGAGGAATTTCAAGCAGCCGCTCTTGGTCAGTTTATGgacatattaaatgatttagatGAAGTTCTAGATAAATCCCTGCTTGCATGTCTTGACGATGGTACTAAATCTTTAGACACTGACGAAGAGGATATTATCTGTAAAATAAAGGAATGTATAGTGgatactgaaaatatatctgAACATTTAGGATCCCAGAACTCTTTAGATGATGATACGCAAGTCGTGTGCTCCGTTCTTCCGTCTTCGACAGCATCAATAGATGATTTAGAACTTTCACAATGTGCTCCCATTTCACGCAATAATCTCATCCGTTCGAAAAGTTTCTCTGAAATTCCACGAAATCATACACAGTTTACCACCGCTCAGGCTTTAGAAAGGGCTAATACGGTAAACAACACGCTAAGAAATTCAATGAGAAGATTAGATCCTATAGTTCTACCAGCTATAACAAACCAGGAATCTGAACCTCTTACACTGCCCGTCATATTGTTTTTGGAGCATCATGTAAATGCGCGACCAACAAGTTCTCCTATACAATTGCAAGTGACCGCAGCAAATTTAAGTAGTGATGGGAGTTCCGGTCCACTCATAGTTGGAAGACGGACACTGTTAATGAACAGAGCGTTATCATTACCGTCGCCTGTTGATAGTGATATCACGACTAATTGGAACGAACGAATATCGAGAAGTCTAGCGAGAAGCGCAAGTGCATCTAGTTCGTCAGAAGATTCACTGCCAGGGTTAGCAGCTGTAAATCACAGTCCTGCTTCTGACGACCG ACATGAGGATGCTGACATGCCCCCGTTTGGAGTTTGGCCGCATAGAATGAGCGCGATGCTAGCGTGTTTCAGTTGCACGATAGGAATATTCAACATCTCAAGATTTGCCATATTTAGCGTTAACTTTGGAG CCAGTTTTATAGTgcaatttattatactatcaTTAATAGTAGGTATACCATTGTTTACATTGCACTTGTGTTTGGGTCAAGTTTTGGAATCCGGGCCAGTTGACATGTGGAAGATATCTCCAATATTCCAAGGTGTTGGTATATCATTATTGTTAACACAAGCTGTTATTGGGATGTATAGTATAATAGGATTGTCCTGGATATTCGTTTACTTCAGAGATTCCTTTATAACATCAGATGATAGATACAAATGGGCATTACCAAATGAATACAACTTTGACA gtCACAGAaataacactaaaatatatgagaCACTGCCAAAGTATTTCCATACTGAAGTGCTTCAAAGAAATGTGAATTCAAACAGTTTTGGTACTATAAAGTTTCAAGTGGCATTCAACTTGGCTGTTGTATGGATGATAGTTTTTGTTTCTCTCAGCAAAGGATTGAGGTCGTACGGCAAG GCCGTGtatatgttgatatttttaccTATCTGTGGTACTTTAGTGCTTTCTATCAAACTATTGACTCTAATACCTTATGATACTGTGACCAATATATTCCCTGAGACTGAATGGAGcgaatttttcataaatagtaGT AGTTGGGCTGCCGCTGCCCAAGAGACTTATCTGACATGGGGTTTGTTGTCAGCTTGTGTGATGCAGTTGACTACACACAAACATCCGAAACACAAAACACATCTTATACTACAACGGGAGAGCGCATGTATAGTTGTGTTCACCATGAGCGTTCTATTTTTAGGAGCTTTCCTTGCTAATACATGTGTCGTTATATTGAAGAGTTACGGTTTCACCTACGTGCCTAGTAGTTTcg agACAGTTAAATCATCACAATTCTTATGGCCAGTCTCGGAACCGCTACCTGGTAACACAGTATCAACTCCCTTGCGGTATATGGGGCATTATGGGAGTCTGGTAGGAGTTACAGTATGGAAGACTGGTAACATTGCAAGAACTTTGAGTGGTTGGCAGCCTTTACAACTGGCAACACAGATAGTTCCTGCAACACTGGCTGTGCTGCCGACAAATTTT CTGTCACCAGCGTGGGCTGTGATATTCTACTTCATCTTAATAATGTTTGGTATAGCCCAACAGCTTGCTATATGGCATTGCGTCATAACAGGAATCATGGCTATTAACGCTAAGGCCCTCAAAGTATGGGAGACGACTATAACTTTCCTAAGCTGTGTTTTTGGTCTCGCTGTGGGATTGCTTTTATCTACTGAT GCGGGGATACGTATAGTACATTTCATCGACTACGTGTGGGTGGGATGTTGGTGGCAGTGCATAGTACACGTGTCGCTAGTCGTGGGTGTGTTCGTGGTACGAGGGCGGCCGTACTCGCCGGACGCGGTGGTGGGGGCGCTGTACACCGCGGGCTCTCGTCTGTCCGCCACACTCGCCGCTCTATTAAGTTTCACGTGGACCGTGGTGCTGCCTGTGTTGCTCTGT gcAATATGCATAATGGATTTTCGGACTGGACAGCAACGACAATTGTACAGTTGGCGGAAACCTATCAG ttactgGCCAATATGGACACGCCAAGTGGCAGTTTTCTTACAGCTGACCGCACTTCTGATTGTACCTGTAACAGCTTTCGTACAAACttggatatacatatataaaggaCCTACAGATATATTAGAG GATGACGAGTCCATCATTTGCGCCGATGACCCG aGAATTCAGAATCTGTATCGTCCTCGTATTGGTTCGTCGGGCTCCACGCCGATTGTTATCGGTGCGGTTGAAGATAGGCCTTCGCCCCCCGACCCTCCCCCGAAATATACGCCGCCGCCATCATACTCGACCGCCACGGGAGCCCGACTTATGCATACCTTGAGGCGGAGCTTTAGAACACTAAGGAG AATAACATCAACACGCGAGGAGACGGTCGATGAGACATCACTACCCATCACACTGAGCGAGAGTGTCGACAGACAGCCGCAGACTAGCGACCAGCGGACCTTCACACCGGTGACACTCACCGACGAGCCGGATACGACACGACAAATCCGTCCGACGTCCTCACGACAATCGCTCACACTCACAAGGGATTACCTCAGGCGATCCTTCGTCAGGAAGAACGACTCCAAAGGCATACGGTCCAGCTTACGAAGAAGCTTCAAGTACGGTGGTAATCTGACGACCAGCCACAAACATTTGGTGAGGGATATTGAACCAATATCAAACACTGTAGCCATGTCCGCCATGACCGAACCCTCTCATACAAGGAGCTTGGGATCCGTCTTATGA